From Triticum aestivum cultivar Chinese Spring chromosome 7B, IWGSC CS RefSeq v2.1, whole genome shotgun sequence:
gtaacaagcagagactcacgaaagatgtgaccccgttgccccgtctcgaggacttgcggcaagggctaagaatgcccggccacgcctcgtaattatctcacgggcaccttccaggtcaacccgactcctcatcactcgcaattatgctcgcgcgggcacccctcagggttGACCCGTCTTTAggaacatggttcagtgtaaagtcatagtaaccatagtaactgtgtgtttaaacatcaaggggaaaacccgaggaatcacccccggtgaattccactcaatgtaatcatcaaggtgaacgtaagaggaatcacccccgaggttcacacttgaggggttgcacgacagagtcatatcggaagtggttaaggtggaatcaccctcgatgaccacgaccgaatagctacactacagggttaacatcagaagtgatgtagaggtctcaccctcggcactcgatagtaacccagcagtgtcgagcaactaaggggaaagtgatgtgcggtgccggggcctggtcttcaatcccgttgatcgggtcttcaatgatgaagcaggggcaacaaggacaaggtgggggtcactgatggatcattaaccaacctatactaagcagtttaggataagcaggtaaggtacaataatagatacaaaagcaggctatgcatcagaataggagcatacaataacagtagcaaaatctaatgcaagcatgagagaaaggaatgggcgatatcgggatgatcaaagggggggcttgcctggtttctcagACAAGATGGAGgagtcatcggtgacgtagtcgattacagcggcatcggcagccgccacggggtctaccgaagagaaggggggaacagtaaatacatagcaagcaagtgtatAATAGGACAACATGcatagctagacgtgttctaacgtggtgctacacgttaccggcgaagggggataacatccgggaatgttttcccgaagtttccatttttcggacagatgaaacggagggggaaagttgcatgttctctatgataggggcacgtgacagatgaacggagagtgtactcggattcgtctcgtcgttctgagcaactttcatgtataaaactttttcatccgattTACGGATTATCTTAAATTgaatttcaaagttttaaatgatttttaaaattattatttttttgaaaatatacagtaaatgctacgggtacacagaagtgtacccaacaTTGTGCATATGTGGCTGACAGATGGGGCCAGAGggcccagttgaccaggtcaacagaGACTAGTCAACCGATGAATAGTAGAAgtgggtccgcatgtcattgactctaaGTTTAGTAGTTTTAGGAAACCTTGCTTAATTAACAGCGGGGCCCATTTATCATAGACTTAGCCTTTTTAGAACAACTAACTAAAGCTAATAAACAGAGGGGACCACTTGTCATTTGTTGTTATACTAATTGAGCACTAAAGTATTACCAACTAAACTAAACAAGGGCCGGCCTGGTGGCACAGGCGTGAGGCTGGTTGTGCACACACGCACAGACCACACACGACACGCAGCACACTATGCTAGGTGTTAATTATGTTCTCTATTGACCAAAGGTAGCAATTTGTGATTTTCATAGCATTTAAACCGCAcatcaaatggatttggtccagTGGGGTAAAATGAAGTTTGTCAACTGTACTTTCTACCTATATTTATTTTAGTCTTGTCAACAGTTAATTAACAGCAGTTTAGAGGCTGTCTAGGAGGTTAGTCAGTGTAAAATTCCTAAAGCTAGCCATATAGCTACAGTCACATTCAGCAGCAGCAGTACATTCAGTAGAGCAGCAACTGCATGCACACGAGCTGGGCGGCGGGCGCGGCGCTGCACGGCGTATGCGTGAGCGCGCAGAACGGGGCCGGGGCGGCCGAAGCTGGAGCTCGGTGAGGTCGAGCGCAGGGGGCAAGGGGGGTTCATGGGGCTGCGTGCGTGCGCACGTCGGGCTCCTTGGGAATCGCAGGAGCTCGACGGTGAGCTCGTGCGCACGCGACCGCGGCTGAGGCCACGACGGCGAGCTTGTCGGCGGTTGCAAGTTCGACCATGACGGCAACGAGGTCTACAGGCACGGGAAACGACAGGGAAGAAAGGGGATCGACGTTGTTGCTCACCGCGGACCTGCAGATGTGCAtgagcgggctcgggggaggctcggtgcagcagaacgacggcggcggccttcggtggccggaggtggaagcagaggGCCGGCTCGACGATGGAAGGGGTTCCGGCTCGTTTCGTCTCCGTAGTAGATGCAACGGACGACGGCGTTCTTTGTGGACACAACGGCGAGGCGAGATGTGCCTGCTGGCCATGGCAGAGTGAGGCGAGCGGCAACGACCGCGCTCGGCGATGGATCTGGAGGAGGTGACGAGTGCGTGGgcaagagagagagcgagggggcgCAAGTGGGGAGCGGTGAGTGGACGGGAGGGCTCGAGGCGTCGAGGGGACGGCGCCCTTATCCcctcggggcggcgccggcgagctggTCCGACAGGGACGTGTCCCTGTAGCGGTCGCGCCAGGAGAACAGTAGGCGAAGGCGACCGATGGGGTAGGTGGGCTGGCTGAGACGTTGGGCCGGCTTGGTGGGCTAAGGCCCATGGGGACAAGGGGGTGGGCTGTTTCCTTTTGCTTTTTTTTTACCTTTGTTTTTCAATTTCATAGCTGTTTGTTTTTGAGCTCCTATTTTGCATTTAGTTGACCCACCAAACAATTTTTGTAAAATGTGAATCATGTCATATAAATACTAGACAATGTCCTTAGATGGCAGAAAAAGTTTGGCTCAAATAAAATAGTTCAATATTTTATAAATtagaaaaggcatttaattaattgttaaaCCCACTTTATATTCACAAAAGGGCATTTTAATACTTTACAAAAGTGTGgggtcaccaccataattagttatggaatatttgccacactttaaacattttagtttgcatgtttgaTAAATTTGAATTTGGACTTGATGTTTTGAACAAGTGGCAACTAGCAaggtaatcatgatgacatggcatgattAGTGGGAGATTACTGTGGCATGAATCTCGGGATGTTAcagccacgcctcgcctcgtcatgacgcgccgcgggttgcgggattgagccgagccgaggatagagctatgcacgttgtctatatttttgctgctcggaaaaaattaatgagtcattaattaataattaacggacgcgttaattactgaaccgtttccggttcttttggatcgtgacaactcggacgtggggtttactcccacgacctacctggcccgcactatatagtcaggcagacgtctaccctagtcGCCACTGttttcgtatggtttctcaccaccgttccagaccattgcgccgccaagcaagtcttctccatccctcctttcggcgtgcaccgggagaaggga
This genomic window contains:
- the LOC123158368 gene encoding mucin-7-like; this encodes MGLSPPSRPNVSASPPTPSVAFAYCSPGATATGTRPCRTSSPAPPRGDKGAVPSTPRALPSTHRSPLAPPRSLSCPRTRHLLQIHRRARSLPLASLCHGQQAHLASPLCPQRTPSSVASTTETKRAGTPSIVEPALCFHLRPPKAAAVVLLHRASPEPAHAHLQMVESRSQMPPLTTATTPRASTTT